The sequence ACGGCCTCTGAGGCAAGGGAAGTCGCCAAGCAGTGCTTCCGGAACCGGGAAATTGCGGAGAGCGAGAAGCAGCTCACTCAGTTTCTCGACAAACACATCATTCATTATGTGATGAAGAGCGACGCATAACCATTCGCAGATATAGAAAAAAATGGGGGCCTGGTATCGTTGCCGGGCTTTTTTTCCTTTAGCTTCATTCAATCAATCCAAGGTGTATATAATCGTGATACCCGGCAACGCCGTCAACGGGCAGTCCATGCTTCTTTTCATAATCTTTTAGAGCGATTTCGGTTGAGCTATTGAACTTGCCATTGCATTCACCATTGTAAAACCCTGCGCTTCGCAAACGGTATTGAATGATTTGAACGTCGCCGCCGCTATCTCCTTTAGCTAAAGTTCTGGGATTCATATCAAGTTTTCCAAATACATGGCCCCCGAAGCTTATTTTAGTCCCCACCCGTACAAATTCGTATAACTCCTCAACATCGTGGTTGTGCATTCGTATGCAGCCATGACTCGCATTATGGCCTATAGAATAGGGCCTGTTAGTACCATGAA is a genomic window of Paenibacillus durus ATCC 35681 containing:
- a CDS encoding L,D-transpeptidase family protein — protein: MTVHKVLLIILLLNIFNPIPITAAEPVPNKDNISIRVDPQKNQLLLFSNSQLIKKYPIAMGKQETPSPVGEYAVINKHKNWGKGFGTRWIGLNVPWGFYGIHGTNRPYSIGHNASHGCIRMHNHDVEELYEFVRVGTKISFGGHVFGKLDMNPRTLAKGDSGGDVQIIQYRLRSAGFYNGECNGKFNSSTEIALKDYEKKHGLPVDGVAGYHDYIHLGLIE